In Melopsittacus undulatus isolate bMelUnd1 chromosome 22, bMelUnd1.mat.Z, whole genome shotgun sequence, the genomic window ggggggaggggaacggggggggggagggggggtcaggGATACCCCAGAACCCCCCCCACTTCTTGGAGATGTGGatctgggggggaggggaacgggggggggaggggggtcaGGGACATCCCAgagcccccccccaccccccccttcGTGGAGATGTGgatctggggggggggaggggtcagggacagcccagaacccccccccccttcaccccaTGGGATGTGCCTCCAGTGCACAGGGACATCCTGTGGGGAACATCATGGTACAGGGGACACCATGGGACAACCTGGAGGACACTCCATGGGGAACAGCATCCTATGGGGAACACCATGGCATAGGGAACACCATCCTATGGGGAACACCATGGCATAGGGAACGCCATCCTATAGAGAACACCATCCTATGGGGAACACCATGGCATAGGGAACGCCATCCTATAGAGAACACCATCCTATGGGGAACACCATGGCATAGGGAACGCCATCCTATAGAGAACACCATCCTATGGGAACACCATGGCATAGGGAACGCCATCCTATAGAGAACACCATCCTATGGGGAACACCATCCTATAGAGAACACCATCCTATGGGGAACACCATGGCATAGGGAACGCCATATAGGGGGCACCATGGGGGACATCCCACGGGGAACCCCATCCTATAGGGCACATCACCGTATAGGGACCACCATATGGAAgacaccacagcacatcctatGGCAGCCCCCCCCCTCAGagcagccccccccccagctccggTACCTTCTGCCTCCCAGGGAACTTGAACTTGGCTCTTCTCAGAGCCTCCACCACATGCTCCTTGTTCTGTGCCTTGGTGCGGATGGACATGATGACCTGACCGATGTGCACCCGAGCGACCGTCCCCTGCGGCTTCCCGAAGGCCCCACGCATCCCGGTCtgcagcctggggggggggttatggggggtgaggggggggggcaccccacacccagccccatagagggagggaggggaagggttGTGCCCCCGGCCCCTTGGAGCACCCCActgggggggggcagtggggcGCCCTACACAGCCGGGGGGGTGCTGTGCGCAGCCATTGCACGCCGGGACCCCATTGAGGGGGGGGGTCACGGCCGGCTTAATTAGCtgcggggggggtgggggggcagAAGCACCCCTAGATCCTAGTGGGTACCCCCCATAGGGAGACAGGGGGAACCCCATATTCCAAGGCAGCCAATGGGGTTTGCATCCCAAAGCCACCCGCCCCCCCCCGGGATCCAGTCACACCCCAGCAAgaaaacaccccccccccatgtctTGGTgcagaaacaccccaaaactggGGGcagaatgggggggggggtggatccatcccatcccatggggtGGCTATGGAGGCCCCAGAGCACACCctgggttggggggggggggtcgcaCTGAGCTCcctatggggtggctatggaGGCCCCAGAGCACACCccgggttgggggggggggggggtcgctATTGGGGGAGCACTGAGCTCcctatggggtggctatggaGGCCCCAGAGCACACCCcgggttttggggggggggggtcctgacCTGTCGGCCCCCGCACACGACAGCATCTTGTTGATGCGGATGACATGGAACGGGTGCAGCCGCACGCGGATGTGGAACCCGTCCTTGCCGCAGCTCTTCACCATGTACTTGTTGGCACAGATACGAGCGGCCTCcagcgctgggggggggggacacggacaCCATGGGGGGGTCACCCCAATGctcaccccatagaccccccccaaaccccccatagacccccccaaaccccccatagaccccccccaaacccccccatagaccccaccaaacccccccatagacccccccaaaccccccataGACCAGCTCaaacccccccatagacccccccccaaacccccccatagacccccccccaaagaccccccccaaaccccccttagacccccccaaacccccccacagaccccccccaaaacccccccatagaccccatagacccccccatagacccccccccaaaccccccatagaccccccccaaaccccccatagacccccccaaacccccccatagacccccccaaaaccccccatagaccccccccaaacccccccatagacccccccaaaccccccatagacccccccaaacccccccatagacccccccaaaccccccatagacccccccacagaccccccccccccatggacccgGCCCCACCTTCGGAGCTGAGCTGCTCGTACTCATCCGACACCATGTGGCCGCATAGGGGGAACTCGTCCACCTTGGCCTTCTTGCGGCCCAGGTCGAAGATGCGGATcttggggtctgtggggggatggggtcaatggggggggtcaatggggaggggtcaatggggaggggtcaatgggggggatcaatggggaggGGATCGATGGggagggatcaatgggggggatgAATGGggtggggtcaatgggggggatcaatgggagggatcaatggggaggggtcaatgggggggatcaatggggcagaTCAATGGgaaggggtcaatgggggggattGATGGGGAGGGGATCGATGGGGCAGATCAATGGGGAGGGGATAAACAGAGAGAGGATCAATGGggagggatcaatgggggggataAATGGGGATGGATCAAtgggggggatcaatggggggatcaatggggtgggatcaatggggggatcaatgggggggtcaatggggtgggatcaatggggggatcaatgggggggtcaatggggtgggatcaatgggggggtcaatgggggggtcaatggggtgggatcaatgggggggtcaatggggtgggatcaatggggggtcaatggggtgggatcaatggggtgggatcaatggggggatcaatggggggatcaatggggtgtgatcaatgggggggtcaatggggtgggatcaatggggggatcaatggggtgtgatcaatgggggggtcaatgggggggtcaatggggtgggatcaatggggggatcaatggggtgtGATCAatggggggatcaatgggggggtcaatggggtgggatcaatggggggatcaatggggggatcaatggggtgggatcaatgggggggtcaatggggtgtgatcaatggggtgggatcaatggggtgtgatcaatggggtgggatcaatggggtgggatcaatgggggggtcaatggggtgggatcaatgggggggtcaatggggtgtgatcaatggggtgggatcaatggggtgggatcaatgggggggtcaatggggtgggatcaatgggggggtcaatgggggggtcaatggggtgtgatcaatggggtgggatcaatggggtgggatcaatgggggggtcaatgggggggtcaatgggggggtcaatggggtgtGATCAATGGGGTGTGAtcaatgggggttcaatggggtccGGGACTCACCGGGGACCCCTCTGCAGAACCGGGACTTGGGGTACGGTTTGTTCTTGCAGTACCTGTAGCTGTGGGGGGAGGGGTGATGGTGAACGGGGGGaccccaaacacccccccccccttgacgTCACCACG contains:
- the RPL10 gene encoding large ribosomal subunit protein uL16, encoding MGRRPARCYRYCKNKPYPKSRFCRGVPDPKIRIFDLGRKKAKVDEFPLCGHMVSDEYEQLSSEALEAARICANKYMVKSCGKDGFHIRVRLHPFHVIRINKMLSCAGADRLQTGMRGAFGKPQGTVARVHIGQVIMSIRTKAQNKEHVVEALRRAKFKFPGRQKIHISKKWGFTKFNADAFEEMVAQKRLIPDGCGVKYVPCRGPLDRWRALHAA